Proteins encoded within one genomic window of Pongo pygmaeus isolate AG05252 chromosome 4, NHGRI_mPonPyg2-v2.0_pri, whole genome shotgun sequence:
- the ARAP3 gene encoding arf-GAP with Rho-GAP domain, ANK repeat and PH domain-containing protein 3 isoform X8 encodes MHIMDPGCLYYGVQPVGTPGAPDRRESRGVCQDRAEHRLSRQDLEAREDAGYASLELPGDSTLLSPTLETEETSDDLISPYASFSFTADRPTPLLSGWLDKLSPQGNYVFQRRFVQFNGRSLMYFGSDKDPFPKGVIPLTAIEMTRSSKDNKFQVITGQRVFVFRTESEAQRDTWCSTLQSYLKEQRLLGHPRPPQPPRPLRTGMLELRGHKAKVFAALSPGELALYKSEQAFSLGIGICFIELQGCSVRETKSRSFDLLTPHRCFSFTAESGGARQSWAAALQEAVTETLSDYEVAEKIWSNRANRHCADCGSSRPDWAAVNLGVVICKQCAGQHRALGSGISKVQSLKLDTSVWSNEIVQLFIVLGNDRANRFWAGTLPPGEGLHPDATPGPRGEFISRKYRLGLFRKPHPQYPDHSQLLQALCAAVAGPNLLKNMTQLLCVEAFEGEEPWSPPALDGSCPGLLPSDPSPGVYNEVVVPATYSGFLYCSPISNKAGPSPPRRGRDAPPRLWCVLGAALEMFASENSPEPLSLIQPQDIVCLGVSPPPTDPGDLDRFPFSFELILTGGRIQHFGTDGADSLEAWTSAVGKWFSPLSCHQLLGPGLLRLGRLWLRSPSHTAPAPGLWLSGFGLLRGDHLFLCSAPGPGPPAPEDMVHLRRLQEISVVSAADTPDKKEHLVLVETGRTLYLQGEGRLDFTAWNAAIGGAAGGGGTGLQEQQMSRGDIPIIVDACISFVTQHGLRLEGVYRKGGARARSLRLLAEFRRDARSVKLRPGEHFVEDVTDTLKRFFRELDDPVTSARLLPRWREAAELPQKNQRLEKYKDVIGCLPQVNRRTLATLIGHLYRVQKCAALNQMCTRNLALLFAPSVFQTDGRGEHEVRVLQELIDGYISVFDIDSDQVAQIDLEVSLITTWKDVQLSQAGDLIMEVYIEQQLPDNCVTLKVSPTLTAEELTNQVLEMRGTAAGMDLWVTFEIREHGELERPLHPKEKVLEQALQWCQLPEPCSASLLLKKVPLAQAGCLFTGIRRESPRVGLLRCREEPPRLLGSRFQERFFLLRGRCLLLLKEKKSSKPEREWPLEGAKVYLGIRKKLKPPTPWGFTLILEKMHLYLSCTDEDEMWDWTTSILKAQHDDQQPVVLRRRSSSDLARQKFGTMPLLPIRGDDSGATLLSANQTLRRLHNRRTLSMFFPMKSSQGSVEEQEELEEPVYEEPVYEEVGAFPELTQDTSTSFSTTREWTVKPENPLTSQKSLDQPFLSKSSTLGQEERPPEPPPGPPSKSGPQARGSLEEQLLQELSSLILRKGETTAGLGSPSQPSSPQSPSPTGLPTQTPGFPTQPPCTSSPPSSQPLT; translated from the exons GCTCAGCAGGCAGGATCTGGAGGCACGGGAGGATGCTGGCTATGCCAGCCTTGAGCTGCCTGGAGACTCCACCCTCTTATCGCCCACCCTGGAAACAGAGGAGACCAGTGATGACCTCATTTCACCCTATGCCAGCTTCTCCTTCACGGCAGACCGCCCCACGCCCCTGCTCAGTGGCTGGCTAGACAAGCTCTCCCCTCAGGG AAACTATGTCTTCCAGAGACGCTTTGTGCAGTTCAATGGGAGGAGTCTGATGTACTTTGGCAGTGACAAG GACCCCTTCCCTAAGGGTGTGATACCTTTGACTGCCATTGAGATGACCCGCAGCAGCAAGGACAACAAGTTCCAGGTCATCACCGGCCAGAGGGTGTTCGTGTTCCGCACAGAGAGCGAGG CTCAGCGGGACACATGGTGCTCCACGCTGCAGTCCTATCTGAAGGAGCAGCGCCTCCTGGGCCACCCCCGGCCCCCTCAGCCACCCCGACCCCTCCGCACGGGCATGCTGGAGCTGCGTGGACACAAGGCCAAGGTGTTTGCTGCCTTGAGCCCTGGAGAGCTGGCACTGTACAAGAGTGAGCAG GCCTTCTCTCTGGGCATCGGGATCTGCTTCATCGAACTGCAGGGGTGCAGCGTCCGGGAGACCAAGAGTCGAAGCTTCGACCTGCTCACACCCCATCGCTGCTTCAG CTTCACAGCCGAGTCTGGGGGTGCTCGGCAGAGCTGGGCGGCCGCTCTGCAGGAAGCAGTAACCGAGACCCTGTCTGACTACGAGGTGGCTGAGAAGATCTGGTCTAATCGGGCCAACCGGCACTGTGCGGACTGTGGGTCCTCCCGCCCAGATTGGGCCGCTGTCAATTTGGGGGTGGTCATCTGCAAGCAGTGTGCAG GTCAGCACCGGGCCCTGGGTTCCGGGATCTCCAAGGTGCAGAGCCTGAAGCTGGACACGAGTGTCTGGAGTAATGAGATAGTGCAG TTGTTCATTGTCCTGGGAAATGATCGTGCCAACCGCTTCTGGGCAGGGACCCTACCCCCAGGTGAGGGACTACATCCAGATGCGACCCCTGGCCCCCGGGGAGAGTTCATCTCCCGAAAGTACCGTCTGGGTCTCTTCCGGAAGCCCCACCCTCAGTACCCAGATCATAGCCAGCTTCTCCAG GCACTGTGTGCAGCTGTGGCAGGACCCAACCTGCTGAAGAACATGACCCAGCTCCTCTGTGTTGAGGCCTTTGAGGGCGAGGAGCCCTGGTCCCCCCCAGCCCTTGATGGCAGTTGCCCTGGCCTCTTGCCCTCAG ACCCCTCCCCTGGTGTGTACAATGAGGTGGTGGTGCCTGCTACTTACAGCGGCTTTCTGTACTGCAGTCCCATCAGCAACAAAGCTGGACCCTCACCCCCTCGCAGGGGCCGGGATG CTCCCCCCCGCCTATGGTGTGTGCTGGGAGCAGCTCTGGAAATGTTTGCATCAGAAAACAGCCCTGAACCCCTCAGCCTCATACAGCCCCAGGATATTGTATGTCTGGGTGTGAGCCCCCCACCCACTGACCCGGGTGACCTTGACAG GTTCCCCTTTTCCTTTGAGCTCATCCTCACTGGGGGGAGGATCCAGCATTTTGGCACAGATGGAGCTGACAGTCTGGAGGCCTGGACTAGTGCTGTGGGCAAG TGGTTCTCCCCGCTGAGCTGCCACCAGCTGCTGGGCCCTGGGCTGCTGCGGCTGGGCCGCCTATGGCTGCGGTCCCCCTCCCATACAGCCCCGGCCCCTGGTCTCTGGCTGTCAGGGTTTGGCCTCCTTCGTGGTGACCACCTCTTCCTGTGCTCAGCGCCGGGCCCTGGCCCCCCAGCCCCTGAGGACATGGTGCATCTGCGGCGGCTACAGGAGATCA GTGTGGTTTCTGCAGCTGACACCCCAGACAAGAAAGAGCATTTGGTCCTGGTGGAGACAGGAAG GACCCTGTATCTGCAAGGAGAGGGCCGGCTGGACTTCACGGCATGGAACGCAGCCATTGGGGGCGCGGCTGGTGGGGGCGGCACAGGGCTGCAGGAGCAGCAGATGAGCCGGGGTGACATCCCCATCATCGTGGATGCCTGCATCAGTTTTGTTACCCAGCATG GGCTCCGGCTGGAAGGTGTATACCGGAAAGGGGGCGCTCGTGCCCGCAGCCTGAGACTCCTGGCTGAGTTCCGTCGGGATGCCCGGTCGGTGAAGCTCCGACCAGGGGAGCACTTTGTGGAGGATGTCACTGACACACTCAAACGCTTCTTTCGTGAGCTCGATGACCCTGTGACCTCTGCACGGTTGCTGCCTCGCTGGAGGGAGGCTGCTG AGCTGCCCCAGAAGAATCAGCGCCTGGAGAAATATAAAGACGTGATTGGCTGCCTGCCACAGGTCAACCGCCGCACACTGGCCACCCTCATTGGGCATCTCTATCG GGTGCAGAAATGTGCGGCTCTAAACCAGATGTGCACGCGGAACCTGGCTCTGCTGTTTGCACCCAGCGTGTTCCAGACGGATGGGCGAGGGGAGCACGAGGTGCGGGTGCTGCAAGAGCTCATCGACGGCTACATCTCTGTCTTTGAC ATCGATTCTGACCAGGTAGCTCAGATTGACTTGGAGGTCAGTCTTATCACCACCTGGAAGGATGTGCAG CTGTCTCAGGCTGGAGACCTCATCATGGAAGTTTATATAGAGCAGCAGCTCCCAGACAACTGTGTCACCCTGAAG GTGTCCCCAACCCTGACTGCTGAGGAGCTGACTAACCAGGTACTGGAGATGCGGGGGACAGCAGCTGGGATGGACTTGTGGGTGACTTTTGAGATTCGCGAGCATGGGGAGCTGG AGCGGCCACTGCATCCCAAGGAAAAGGTCTTAGAGCAGGCCTTACAATGGTGCCAGCTCCCAgagccctgctcagcctccctacTCTTGAAAAAAGTCCCCCTGGCCCAAGCTGGCTGCCTCTTCACAG GTATCCGACGTGAGAGCCCACGGGTGGGGCTGTTGCGGTGTCGTGAGGAGCCACCCCGCTTGCTGGGAAGCCGCTTCCAGGAGAGGTTCTTTCTGCTGCGTGGCCGCTGCCTGCTGCTGCTCAAGGAGAAGAAA AGCTCTAAACCAGAACGGGAGTGGCCTTTGGAAGGTGCCAAGGTCTACCTGGGAATCCGCAAGAAGTTAAAGCCCCCAACACC GTGGGGCTTCACATTGATACTGGAGAAAATGCACCT CTACTTGTCCTGCACTGACGAGGATGAGATGTGGGATTGGACCACCAGCATCCTTAAAGCCCAG CATGACGACCAGCAGCCAGTGGTCTTACGACGCCGTTCTTCCTCTGACCTTGCCCGTCAGAAGTTTGGCACTATGCCTTTGCTGCCTATCCGTGGGGATGACAGTGGAGCCACCCTCCTCTCTGCCAATCAGACCCTG CGGCGACTACACAACCGGAGGACCCTGTCCATGTTCTTT CCGATGAAGTCATCCCAGGGGTCTGTGGAGGAGCAAGAGGAGCTGGAGGAGCCTGTGTACGAGGAGCCAGTGTATGAGGAAGTAGGGGCCTTCCCTGAGTTGACCCAGGACACTTCTACCTCCTTCTCCACCACACGGGAGTGGACAGTGAAGCCAGAGAACCCCCTCACCAGCCAGAAGTCCTTGGATCAACCCTTTCTCTCCAAGTCAAGCACCCTTGGCCAGGAGGAGAGGCCACCTGAGCCCCCTCCAGGCCCCCCTTCAAAGAGTGGTCCTCAGGCACGGGGGTCCCTGGAGGAACAGCTGCTCCAGGAGCTCAGCAGCCTCATCCTGAGGAAAGGAGAGACCACTGCCGGCCTGGGAAGTCCTTCCCAGCCATCCAGCCCCCAATCCCCCAGCCCCACTGGCCTTCCAACACAGACACCTGGCTTCCCCACCCAACCCCCGTGCACTTCCAGTCCACCCTCCAGCCAGCCCCTCACATGA